A region of Methanobacteriaceae archaeon DNA encodes the following proteins:
- the surE gene encoding 5'/3'-nucleotidase SurE: MKALISNDDGITASGILASKMAVEDLCETCVVAPETQQSGIGHALTLFEPLRINEHVLRDGSIGYGVTGTPTDAVTIGLFEIMDEKPDIMISGINTGFNIGKSELTTSGTLGAALEAASFGIPAIAISQEVTQDSVKFENGKVDIDFDFAGKMLNKIAKIVLKKGLPEGIDLLNVNIPEKPTDEEIEVATLGDRMYSPIVEKRNDPRGKPYYWINGNLYQDNKPGSDSYELINKQKTTITPLKIDLTGDIDSIKNWLK; encoded by the coding sequence ATGAAAGCATTAATAAGTAATGATGATGGAATAACTGCTTCAGGAATTTTAGCTTCAAAAATGGCTGTTGAAGATTTATGCGAAACATGTGTAGTTGCACCAGAAACACAACAAAGTGGAATTGGACATGCTCTAACCTTATTTGAACCATTAAGAATAAATGAACATGTTTTAAGAGATGGAAGTATTGGATATGGTGTAACAGGAACCCCAACAGATGCAGTAACAATCGGATTATTTGAAATAATGGATGAAAAACCAGACATAATGATTTCCGGAATAAACACCGGATTTAACATTGGAAAATCAGAATTAACAACCTCTGGAACTTTAGGAGCTGCATTGGAAGCTGCAAGTTTTGGAATTCCAGCAATAGCTATTTCTCAGGAAGTAACTCAAGATTCTGTTAAATTTGAAAATGGAAAAGTAGACATCGACTTTGATTTTGCAGGAAAAATGCTTAACAAAATTGCAAAAATCGTGTTAAAAAAAGGATTACCTGAAGGAATCGACTTATTAAATGTAAATATCCCAGAAAAACCTACAGATGAAGAAATCGAAGTTGCAACTCTTGGAGATAGAATGTATTCACCAATAGTTGAAAAAAGAAACGATCCTCGTGGAAAGCCATATTATTGGATTAATGGTAATCTTTACCAAGATAATAAACCTGGAAGTGACAGTTACGAATTAATAAATAAACAAA